The following coding sequences lie in one Polynucleobacter asymbioticus genomic window:
- a CDS encoding PhoH family protein encodes MPLPPIPTQIAGQVKISSKDTPNLKKRPAPAKTVAMESHAPDWAIDTEEDLSAAEVALEKIKSDRSPIAPRNDRSDKRAAIVPEKPKRIIRTGPPSLFVLDTNVLMHDPSSLFRFSEHDLFLPMTTLEELDNHKKGMTEVARNARTVSRSLDQLVAGTSGTLDEGIPLNKLGNQDVSGRLFFQTKLTTQALPEGLPEGKGDNLILAVVSELQKTRKGQEVVLVSKDINMRIKARALGLPAEDYFNDQVLEDRDLMYSGVMALPADFWPKHGKDMESWADGKSGTMFYRVTGPSVPSMLVNEFVYQENPDGSTPFYAQVKEINGKTALLQTLRDFSHQKNNVWSVTARNREQNFAMNLLMNPDVDFITLLGQAGTGKTLLALAAGLEQVLDSKRYNEIIITRATVPVGEDIGFLPGTEEEKMQPWMGAFDDNLEVLQRNEDGAGEWGRAATQELIRSRIKVKSMNFMRGRTFVSKFVIIDEAQNLTPKQMKTLVTRAGPGTKIICLGNIAQIDTPYLTEGSSGLTYVVDRFKGWRHGGHVTLARGERSRLADHAADAL; translated from the coding sequence ATGCCATTGCCCCCAATCCCAACTCAAATTGCTGGCCAAGTAAAAATTAGTAGCAAAGACACTCCAAATTTAAAGAAACGTCCTGCCCCAGCAAAAACCGTTGCGATGGAAAGTCATGCTCCAGATTGGGCGATAGATACAGAGGAAGATCTTTCTGCTGCCGAAGTAGCGCTCGAGAAAATCAAAAGTGATCGCAGTCCAATTGCGCCACGTAATGACCGTAGCGATAAGAGGGCAGCAATCGTCCCAGAAAAACCAAAGCGCATTATTCGCACTGGTCCGCCAAGCCTCTTTGTACTCGATACCAATGTATTGATGCATGACCCTAGCTCTCTGTTCCGCTTTTCTGAACATGACCTCTTCTTGCCAATGACCACCTTGGAGGAATTGGATAATCACAAGAAAGGGATGACAGAAGTTGCTCGTAATGCTCGTACCGTCAGCCGCTCTCTTGATCAACTGGTCGCCGGAACTAGCGGCACCCTAGATGAAGGCATTCCGCTCAATAAGCTTGGCAATCAGGATGTCTCGGGCCGTCTCTTTTTCCAGACCAAACTTACCACCCAGGCATTGCCAGAGGGTCTGCCTGAGGGTAAGGGTGACAATCTGATCCTCGCTGTTGTGAGCGAGCTCCAAAAGACACGTAAAGGCCAAGAAGTTGTTCTGGTATCCAAAGATATCAATATGCGTATTAAGGCTCGTGCCTTAGGTCTGCCTGCTGAAGACTATTTCAATGACCAGGTGCTGGAAGACCGAGACTTAATGTATTCCGGAGTCATGGCATTACCAGCAGACTTTTGGCCAAAGCATGGCAAAGATATGGAAAGCTGGGCTGACGGCAAATCCGGCACGATGTTTTATAGAGTCACCGGCCCTTCAGTGCCAAGCATGTTAGTCAATGAGTTTGTCTATCAAGAAAATCCAGACGGATCTACACCTTTTTATGCGCAAGTAAAAGAGATTAATGGCAAGACCGCCCTGCTGCAGACTTTGAGAGATTTTTCACATCAAAAGAACAATGTGTGGAGTGTGACTGCGCGCAATCGCGAACAAAACTTTGCAATGAACTTGCTGATGAACCCTGATGTGGATTTCATTACCTTGTTAGGTCAAGCCGGTACTGGTAAAACCCTTCTAGCCTTAGCCGCTGGCCTGGAGCAGGTCCTAGATAGCAAGCGCTATAACGAAATCATCATTACTCGCGCTACCGTTCCCGTTGGTGAAGATATTGGTTTCTTGCCCGGTACCGAAGAAGAAAAGATGCAGCCGTGGATGGGTGCATTTGACGACAACCTGGAGGTGCTGCAACGCAATGAAGATGGTGCTGGCGAATGGGGTCGCGCTGCTACGCAAGAATTGATTCGCTCACGCATCAAAGTAAAGAGCATGAACTTCATGCGCGGCAGAACCTTTGTGAGCAAATTTGTGATTATTGACGAAGCGCAAAACTTAACTCCTAAACAAATGAAGACTTTGGTCACTCGTGCAGGCCCAGGAACAAAGATTATCTGTTTAGGCAATATTGCACAGATCGACACACCCTATTTAACTGAAGGATCTTCAGGCCTAACCTATGTAGTGGATCGCTTTAAGGGCTGGCGTCATGGTGGTCATGTGACTCTGGCTCGTGGCGAGCGCTCACGTCTTGCGGATCATGCTGCTGACGCACTCTAA
- a CDS encoding C40 family peptidase has protein sequence MLLTHSKRPPSCRTLIGCGIFICALLSLSGCSSFGSKNNAAKVSQFKQDTSVGTEDISIAAVGLVGVPYRYGGNNPKGGFDCSGLIAYVYQKSANIKLPRTIQEMSNRGQSVDNGPPAPGDLVFFNTTGAKYSHAGIYVGQGRFVHAPSAGGTVRLEYITTPYWAARFTEARRLTP, from the coding sequence ATGCTGCTGACGCACTCTAAGCGCCCTCCCTCATGCCGCACTCTGATAGGGTGCGGCATTTTTATTTGTGCCCTGCTCTCGCTCTCAGGATGCAGTAGCTTTGGCTCAAAAAATAATGCAGCTAAAGTTTCTCAGTTCAAACAAGATACCAGTGTAGGCACAGAGGACATCTCTATTGCGGCTGTAGGTTTAGTTGGAGTGCCCTATCGCTATGGCGGCAACAATCCCAAGGGTGGATTTGATTGCAGTGGGCTAATTGCCTACGTCTACCAGAAGTCGGCCAATATCAAACTCCCAAGAACCATTCAAGAGATGAGCAACCGCGGCCAAAGCGTAGATAACGGACCACCTGCGCCGGGAGACCTTGTCTTTTTTAATACTACCGGCGCGAAGTATTCACACGCGGGCATCTATGTGGGTCAAGGTAGGTTTGTCCATGCCCCAAGCGCTGGTGGAACAGTGCGCTTAGAGTACATCACCACCCCATATTGGGCGGCAAGGTTTACTGAAGCAAGAAGATTGACGCCTTAG
- the dnaB gene encoding replicative DNA helicase, producing MAESRSRSLMSNPGMMGSGDAALQALKVPPHSVEAEQSLLGGLLIDNTAWDRLGGVLTDKDFYRPEHALIYKVIQRLVGDNHPADVITVHEAVKSEQGGDLVGIDYLNSLAQSTPSAANIKGYADIVRDRSILRRLIEVSDNIVNSAFVPEGRSVRTLLDEAESRILQIGEEGSRKADYLEIEPLLKTVVARIDELYNRQGGSDITGIATGFIDLDKQTSGLQKGDLVIVAGRPSMGKTAFALNIAENVALAEGLPVVVFSMEMSGEQLAARLLGSVGRVDQGRMRTGKLQDDEWPRVTDAIARLSNTQILIDETGALSSLELRARARRIARNFGGTLGLVVIDYLQLMSGSGSENRATEISEISRSLKSLAKELQCPVVALSQLNRGLEQRPNKRPIMSDLRESGAIEQDADLIMFIYRDEVYHPDTTQDKGMAEIIIGKQRNGPIGTVRLSWQGPYTKFDNLAMGSVGYSSGGYEPF from the coding sequence ATGGCTGAATCCCGCTCACGCTCCCTTATGTCAAATCCTGGCATGATGGGTTCTGGGGATGCAGCCTTGCAGGCTTTAAAAGTACCACCGCATTCTGTAGAAGCCGAGCAATCTTTGCTCGGCGGTCTACTGATCGATAACACAGCCTGGGATCGTCTAGGTGGCGTGTTAACTGATAAAGATTTCTATCGTCCTGAACATGCTCTGATCTATAAGGTCATTCAGCGTTTAGTTGGCGACAATCATCCTGCTGACGTCATTACTGTTCATGAGGCTGTTAAGTCTGAGCAGGGTGGTGATTTAGTTGGGATTGACTACCTCAATTCATTAGCGCAAAGCACGCCAAGTGCAGCGAACATCAAAGGTTATGCCGACATTGTTCGCGATCGCAGCATTCTGCGTCGCCTAATTGAAGTTTCTGACAATATCGTGAACTCTGCATTTGTCCCAGAGGGTCGTTCAGTCAGAACACTGTTGGATGAAGCGGAATCACGCATTCTACAAATTGGTGAAGAGGGTAGTCGCAAAGCCGACTACCTCGAGATCGAGCCCTTGCTTAAAACCGTTGTTGCTCGTATCGATGAGCTTTACAACCGCCAGGGTGGTAGCGACATCACCGGTATTGCAACTGGATTCATTGATCTAGATAAACAAACAAGCGGTCTGCAAAAGGGCGATTTGGTAATTGTTGCTGGAAGACCGTCGATGGGAAAAACGGCGTTCGCATTAAACATTGCCGAGAACGTTGCCCTAGCCGAAGGATTACCAGTTGTTGTTTTCTCAATGGAGATGTCAGGCGAGCAATTGGCAGCCCGTTTGCTGGGTTCAGTAGGGCGCGTTGACCAAGGTCGTATGCGTACCGGAAAGTTGCAAGATGATGAGTGGCCACGCGTTACTGATGCCATTGCCCGTTTAAGTAATACCCAAATTTTGATTGATGAGACTGGCGCTCTATCTAGCCTAGAGTTACGTGCACGTGCGCGTCGTATTGCTCGTAACTTTGGCGGAACACTTGGTCTCGTTGTGATTGATTACCTGCAGTTAATGAGCGGTTCGGGTTCTGAGAACCGAGCAACGGAGATTTCTGAAATCTCACGCTCCCTTAAATCGCTTGCAAAAGAATTGCAGTGCCCAGTTGTAGCCTTGTCACAGCTAAATCGTGGTCTAGAGCAGCGCCCTAATAAGCGCCCAATCATGTCTGATTTGCGTGAGTCAGGTGCAATTGAGCAAGATGCCGACTTAATTATGTTCATCTATCGTGATGAGGTATATCACCCAGATACAACGCAAGATAAAGGTATGGCAGAGATTATTATTGGCAAACAGCGTAACGGACCAATTGGTACTGTACGTTTGAGCTGGCAGGGTCCGTATACCAAGTTTGATAACTTAGCGATGGGGTCAGTTGGCTATTCGTCTGGTGGCTACGAGCCTTTCTAA
- the rplI gene encoding 50S ribosomal protein L9 yields MQIILLEKVINLGNLGDIVRVKDGYARNFLIPQRKARRATETAIADFAVRRAELEKLAAEKLAAAEAVGAKLKDLVLEIGQKAGVDGRLFGSVTNHDIADALKAKGFVIEKASVRMPTGPLKMVGDHPVAVAVHTDVVADITIRVVGEQA; encoded by the coding sequence ATGCAAATCATTCTTTTAGAAAAAGTAATTAACCTGGGCAACCTCGGTGACATCGTTCGTGTTAAAGACGGTTACGCTCGTAATTTCCTAATCCCACAACGTAAAGCTCGTCGTGCAACCGAAACAGCAATCGCTGACTTCGCAGTACGTCGTGCTGAGCTAGAGAAGTTGGCTGCTGAGAAATTAGCTGCTGCCGAAGCAGTTGGCGCAAAGCTCAAAGACTTGGTTCTTGAAATCGGTCAAAAAGCAGGTGTTGACGGTCGTTTGTTTGGTTCTGTAACCAACCATGACATCGCTGATGCTTTGAAAGCAAAAGGCTTTGTAATCGAAAAAGCTTCTGTTCGTATGCCTACTGGTCCGTTGAAGATGGTTGGTGATCACCCTGTAGCGGTAGCTGTTCATACCGATGTAGTGGCTGACATCACTATCCGTGTAGTTGGCGAGCAAGCGTAA
- the rpsR gene encoding 30S ribosomal protein S18 has product MAFGKKPDFKKKPAQNPLFKRKRYCRFTVAGVEQIDYKDVDTLKDFIGENAKITPARLTGTKAKYQRQLDTAIKRARYLALLPFSDQHKK; this is encoded by the coding sequence ATGGCGTTTGGAAAGAAACCCGATTTCAAAAAGAAACCAGCTCAGAACCCATTGTTCAAGCGTAAGCGTTATTGCCGTTTCACTGTTGCTGGCGTAGAGCAGATTGACTACAAAGATGTAGACACATTGAAGGACTTCATTGGCGAGAACGCCAAGATTACTCCTGCACGTTTGACAGGCACAAAAGCGAAGTATCAGCGTCAGTTAGACACTGCTATCAAGCGTGCTCGTTATTTGGCTTTGTTGCCATTCTCTGATCAACACAAGAAATAA
- the priB gene encoding primosomal replication protein N, translating to MNHFTLTAFLVAKDAIRFTPAGIPVMHCQLEHSGEVNEVGVARKIQMSVEAIAIGPIQKGLEQMDLGAEAVFEGFLAPKTLRNQRLVFHITHIQLKN from the coding sequence TTGAATCATTTCACCCTAACTGCATTCTTGGTAGCTAAAGACGCGATTCGATTTACACCAGCAGGAATACCGGTGATGCATTGCCAGCTAGAACATAGTGGCGAGGTAAACGAGGTAGGAGTGGCTAGGAAAATTCAGATGAGTGTTGAAGCCATAGCAATAGGTCCGATACAAAAGGGCTTAGAGCAAATGGATTTAGGAGCCGAGGCAGTGTTTGAAGGATTCTTGGCACCCAAGACTCTACGTAATCAAAGACTGGTTTTCCATATCACCCATATTCAATTGAAAAATTAA
- the rpsF gene encoding 30S ribosomal protein S6 has product MRHYEIVFIVHPDQSEQVPAMIDRYKATLAAAGGKIHRMEDWGRRQMAYMIDKLAKAHYVCMNIECDQKTLDELEHAFKFNDAVLRHLIIKTKKAETEPSIMMKEVQREEARKSAQSDAPVAAA; this is encoded by the coding sequence ATGCGTCATTATGAAATCGTCTTTATCGTCCACCCGGACCAAAGCGAGCAAGTGCCTGCGATGATCGATCGCTACAAAGCGACATTAGCTGCTGCTGGCGGCAAAATTCATCGTATGGAAGATTGGGGTCGTCGTCAGATGGCTTACATGATCGACAAACTTGCTAAAGCCCATTACGTTTGCATGAACATTGAGTGCGACCAGAAAACTCTGGACGAGCTCGAGCACGCATTCAAATTTAACGATGCTGTTTTGCGTCACCTCATTATCAAGACTAAGAAAGCTGAAACAGAGCCTTCCATCATGATGAAAGAAGTGCAACGTGAAGAAGCGCGCAAATCAGCTCAATCCGACGCTCCTGTAGCGGCGGCTTAA
- a CDS encoding asparaginase domain-containing protein — protein MSTNSSISESTAHLLILGMGGTIAGLAPKPEENPLQYEAGKVGVDALVAQVQSVVPEGVKLVSRQLENINSRNLTDAHLTDLGLTVRKALLEAAVKGIVITHGTDTIEETGLFLQVTCGKLAQTQSKRVILTGAMLPSNAPGADGPSNLLDALRWASTSIDNCPGGIYAVMDGRGCMALDLAKRHATALNAPLQDAPTSSVGLINPSWLSGVKAVQAAWNEDLPIPGAGDWPWVEILTSHAGARPETIAHWLKTPVQGFLVAGTGHGGFHDDWAQPLHQAMTQGIALVRTTRTGAGATLRNIPEVDPAGCCASGALTAPRARIALQLALNAAKQANKAGKPLTWQDFFARIADLPEIR, from the coding sequence ATGAGCACAAACTCCAGCATTTCTGAAAGCACGGCCCATCTCCTCATCTTGGGTATGGGTGGGACTATTGCAGGCCTTGCGCCCAAACCCGAAGAAAACCCCCTTCAATATGAAGCTGGCAAGGTCGGGGTGGATGCCTTAGTGGCGCAGGTTCAGTCAGTGGTTCCTGAGGGGGTCAAGCTGGTTTCACGGCAGTTGGAGAATATTAATAGTCGCAATTTGACCGATGCTCACCTTACTGATCTTGGGCTTACTGTAAGAAAGGCTCTATTAGAGGCTGCTGTAAAGGGAATTGTGATTACCCACGGTACCGATACGATTGAAGAGACGGGCTTATTTTTGCAAGTAACTTGCGGAAAGTTAGCTCAGACTCAGTCTAAGAGGGTCATTCTGACAGGGGCGATGCTGCCAAGTAACGCGCCTGGTGCGGATGGCCCTTCTAATTTGCTTGATGCTTTGCGCTGGGCTTCCACATCGATTGATAACTGCCCTGGTGGCATTTATGCGGTGATGGACGGGCGCGGATGTATGGCGCTCGATCTAGCCAAGCGCCACGCCACAGCCCTCAATGCACCGTTACAAGACGCTCCAACCAGTTCGGTGGGCCTCATTAATCCATCTTGGTTATCTGGCGTGAAGGCCGTTCAGGCAGCTTGGAATGAAGATTTACCGATTCCTGGGGCAGGTGATTGGCCTTGGGTTGAGATTTTGACTAGTCATGCAGGTGCCCGCCCCGAAACTATTGCCCATTGGCTCAAAACCCCCGTTCAGGGCTTTTTAGTGGCAGGAACAGGGCATGGCGGCTTTCATGATGATTGGGCACAGCCTTTACATCAGGCCATGACTCAAGGCATTGCCTTGGTGAGAACCACCAGAACCGGCGCTGGCGCTACCTTGAGAAATATTCCCGAGGTGGATCCGGCTGGATGTTGTGCTTCAGGGGCATTGACTGCTCCTAGAGCCAGAATTGCACTCCAATTGGCCTTAAATGCCGCAAAGCAGGCAAATAAAGCCGGTAAACCCCTGACTTGGCAGGATTTTTTTGCTAGAATAGCGGACTTACCTGAAATTCGGTAA
- the lexA gene encoding transcriptional repressor LexA gives MDINTVDFPEELTALPKLTSRQSEILELITKAIDESGSPPTRAEIATQLGFASANAAEEHLRALAKKGYIELTPGTSRGIRIPQRFNQTHNPNKYRQMSLPSGALQQLTLPLIGRVAAGSPITAIEHIEKQVPIDPSLFSKGADYLLKVVGMSMRDAGILDGDYLAVRKTSEVRNGDIVVARLDDEVTVKRWNQKKTADGMVIELQAENPDFKNILVDRRQPNFAIEGQAVGLIRAGGL, from the coding sequence ATGGACATAAATACAGTCGATTTTCCAGAGGAGCTGACTGCCCTCCCCAAGCTGACCTCACGCCAAAGTGAGATTTTGGAATTGATCACCAAAGCCATCGATGAAAGCGGTTCACCTCCAACGCGTGCCGAGATCGCAACCCAACTCGGCTTTGCTTCTGCGAACGCTGCTGAAGAGCACTTACGCGCATTAGCAAAAAAAGGATACATCGAGCTGACGCCAGGAACTTCGCGTGGCATTCGTATTCCACAGCGCTTTAACCAGACTCACAATCCAAATAAATATCGTCAGATGTCTTTACCTTCTGGCGCACTTCAACAACTCACACTGCCGCTCATTGGTCGTGTTGCTGCAGGCTCTCCAATCACAGCTATCGAGCATATTGAAAAACAAGTGCCGATTGATCCAAGCTTATTTAGCAAGGGTGCTGATTACTTGCTAAAAGTAGTTGGCATGAGTATGCGCGATGCTGGAATTTTAGATGGTGACTACCTGGCTGTAAGAAAAACTTCTGAAGTGCGTAACGGCGATATCGTAGTTGCGCGCCTAGATGATGAAGTCACAGTAAAACGTTGGAACCAAAAGAAAACTGCGGATGGTATGGTGATTGAATTACAGGCTGAGAACCCAGACTTTAAAAATATTTTGGTGGATAGACGTCAACCAAACTTCGCCATAGAGGGTCAGGCTGTTGGCCTCATTAGGGCTGGCGGGCTATAA
- the pgsA gene encoding CDP-diacylglycerol--glycerol-3-phosphate 3-phosphatidyltransferase, with protein MPFNLPIALTWLRVAAIPLVVAVFYLPGSWLTPFDKNLTATVIFVFAAVTDWLDGFLARKMKQESAFGQFLDPVADKLIVAASLLVLLNMDRVQVWVALIIIGREITISALREWMALLGAGKSVAVHMVGKLKTTAQLVAIPFLLLNDTLFGWLNCAQVGTWLIWIACFLTLWSMFYYMKKALPQLVDKAE; from the coding sequence ATGCCTTTTAATTTGCCCATTGCCCTGACTTGGTTGCGCGTAGCCGCAATTCCGCTCGTGGTTGCAGTGTTCTATTTGCCTGGTAGCTGGCTGACTCCTTTCGACAAAAACCTCACTGCTACCGTGATTTTTGTTTTTGCGGCAGTAACTGATTGGTTGGATGGTTTCTTGGCTCGCAAGATGAAACAAGAATCAGCATTCGGTCAATTCTTAGACCCCGTGGCAGATAAATTAATCGTAGCTGCTTCATTGCTTGTTTTGCTCAATATGGATCGCGTCCAAGTCTGGGTGGCCCTCATCATTATTGGTCGTGAAATTACCATCTCGGCATTAAGGGAGTGGATGGCGCTATTGGGTGCTGGAAAAAGCGTTGCCGTGCACATGGTTGGTAAGTTAAAAACCACTGCTCAACTCGTAGCGATTCCATTTTTATTGTTAAACGACACCTTATTTGGTTGGTTGAATTGTGCACAAGTTGGCACTTGGTTGATTTGGATTGCATGCTTTTTGACGCTTTGGTCCATGTTCTATTACATGAAAAAGGCTTTGCCTCAGCTAGTTGATAAGGCTGAATAA
- the uvrC gene encoding excinuclease ABC subunit UvrC, with amino-acid sequence MSNSLFETLQQDVKRLPGLPGVYRFFDEAGHILYVGKARNLKKRVSSYFQRTQLSPRIELMVGKIARYETTVTRSETEALILENNLIKELAPPFNILFRDDKSYPYVMLTGHQFPRLASYRGKTDKRNHYFGPFPNSWAVRNSVQILQKVFRLRTCEDSVFKNRSRPCLLHQIHRCSAPCVGRLNAEQYGQDVAQATRFLEGDHSRVLSELEKKMHAYSDAMEFEMAAVLRDRIADLSSVLQQQSMDTVADGEGDVDVIAVAQMEGVVCVNLAMIRGGRHLGDRAYFPKGLRSSSGELPPPAEILEAFIAQHYLEEKSGDGEATTNLIPPVLILNHPLRKLVDDIAAPEESTDDVSGQTAPEGLHDLLNAQAGKRITFLHQPQGQRRHWLGMAEGNAKIAIAKRLVETGGQLARARALADVLALELESLEQLRIECFDISHTSGEATQASCVVYSKNAMQPSEYRRFNINDITPGDDYAAMRQVLQRRYANFQELPVEKMPQVILIDGGKGQVEMARQVLSEFGMDIGLIVGVAKGEGRKVGLETLIFADGRRSLELGIDSAALLLVAQIRDEAHRFAITGMRAKRAKARAVSQLEEIEGIGAKRRQKLLARFGGLRGVSNATIEELSSVEGISTALAEQIYKQLH; translated from the coding sequence ATGAGCAATTCGCTTTTTGAAACCCTTCAGCAGGATGTTAAACGGCTACCCGGATTGCCGGGGGTGTATCGCTTCTTTGATGAGGCGGGACATATTCTGTATGTCGGTAAAGCGCGCAACCTCAAAAAGCGTGTATCTAGTTACTTCCAACGAACCCAGCTTTCACCACGAATAGAGCTGATGGTGGGAAAAATTGCTCGCTACGAAACTACAGTAACACGCTCAGAAACCGAAGCCTTAATTCTAGAGAACAATCTCATTAAGGAGTTGGCCCCTCCATTCAACATTCTCTTTAGAGATGATAAGTCTTATCCCTATGTCATGTTGACAGGTCACCAGTTTCCTCGCTTGGCCTCCTATCGTGGCAAAACGGATAAGCGCAATCACTACTTTGGCCCATTCCCAAATTCATGGGCGGTGCGCAATAGCGTGCAGATTTTGCAGAAAGTGTTTCGCTTGAGAACCTGCGAGGACTCTGTATTTAAAAACCGCAGTCGACCATGCTTATTGCATCAAATTCATCGCTGTAGTGCGCCTTGCGTTGGTCGTCTGAACGCAGAGCAATATGGGCAGGATGTAGCTCAAGCAACCCGTTTTTTAGAAGGCGACCATAGTCGCGTGCTGTCTGAGCTTGAAAAGAAAATGCATGCTTATAGCGATGCTATGGAGTTTGAAATGGCTGCAGTGCTGAGGGATCGTATTGCGGATCTTTCGAGCGTCCTGCAACAGCAATCCATGGATACCGTCGCTGATGGTGAAGGTGATGTCGATGTGATTGCTGTAGCCCAAATGGAAGGTGTAGTTTGCGTCAATTTGGCAATGATTCGTGGAGGTCGCCATTTGGGAGATCGTGCTTACTTCCCTAAGGGCCTGCGCTCTAGTTCAGGGGAGCTGCCACCACCTGCAGAAATTCTCGAGGCCTTTATTGCTCAGCATTATCTGGAGGAGAAGTCAGGCGATGGTGAAGCGACGACTAATTTAATTCCACCCGTATTGATTCTGAACCACCCCCTGAGAAAGCTGGTTGATGATATTGCGGCACCGGAAGAAAGTACTGACGATGTTTCCGGGCAAACAGCTCCGGAAGGTTTACACGATTTATTGAACGCACAAGCTGGTAAGCGCATTACCTTCCTGCATCAGCCACAAGGTCAGAGACGGCATTGGTTGGGTATGGCTGAGGGTAATGCCAAGATTGCGATAGCGAAGCGTTTGGTAGAGACAGGTGGTCAATTGGCGAGAGCCCGAGCATTAGCTGATGTCCTGGCGTTGGAATTAGAAAGTCTTGAGCAACTACGTATTGAATGTTTTGATATTAGCCATACTTCTGGAGAGGCTACTCAAGCGTCTTGTGTGGTGTATTCCAAAAACGCAATGCAGCCTAGCGAATATCGCCGTTTCAATATCAACGACATTACCCCAGGTGATGACTACGCAGCCATGCGTCAGGTCTTGCAACGCCGTTATGCGAACTTTCAAGAACTCCCTGTTGAGAAGATGCCGCAAGTCATATTGATCGACGGTGGTAAAGGTCAAGTTGAAATGGCAAGACAAGTCCTTTCTGAATTCGGTATGGATATTGGATTGATCGTTGGTGTTGCCAAAGGCGAGGGTCGTAAGGTAGGTCTTGAGACACTTATCTTTGCAGATGGACGTAGATCGCTCGAGCTGGGTATTGATAGTGCCGCTTTGCTGTTGGTAGCGCAAATCCGTGATGAAGCGCATCGCTTTGCTATCACCGGCATGCGGGCTAAACGAGCAAAAGCTAGAGCAGTTTCTCAGTTAGAGGAGATCGAGGGGATAGGGGCTAAGCGACGCCAAAAATTACTCGCCCGTTTTGGGGGTTTGCGGGGTGTTTCTAACGCCACGATTGAAGAGCTTTCTAGTGTTGAGGGAATTTCCACTGCACTGGCCGAGCAAATCTATAAGCAACTCCATTGA
- the earP gene encoding elongation factor P maturation arginine rhamnosyltransferase EarP, with amino-acid sequence MRWDIFCQIVDNYGDAGVCWRLARSLTSLHGQDVRIFCDDLPTLNLLASGVDPEIKRRIDIQPWEASHHNSRHPVETPDVVIEAFGCDLPERYLAGLLIASKKPIILNLEYLSAEPWIVDFHQKASPQAHGIPKYFFFPGFQENAGGILIDPIPRDSSLTEQCIPESLKTSWKLLRPNTKRISVFCYPGVPLLKWLEDLSTLDEDFDIVLTHGQREQLQFSSTHPTQPLTLPDSIQLISIPFVSQDEYDWVLSQCDFNIVRGEDSFVRAQLAGKPFIWHIYPQEDGAHKTKLAAFLDLYLENASQELKHAVIAAMTWAMPSEWYQSINEWSAHSKAWRADLLEKQADGGLAARLMGFVA; translated from the coding sequence ATGCGTTGGGATATTTTCTGTCAAATCGTAGACAACTATGGTGATGCCGGTGTTTGCTGGCGTCTAGCAAGAAGCTTAACAAGCCTTCACGGCCAAGACGTGCGCATTTTCTGCGACGATCTACCAACCCTTAATTTACTCGCTTCTGGTGTTGATCCAGAAATCAAGCGCCGTATCGACATTCAACCCTGGGAAGCAAGCCATCACAATAGCCGTCATCCAGTAGAAACGCCTGACGTGGTGATTGAGGCATTTGGGTGTGACCTCCCCGAGCGCTACCTAGCAGGCCTACTCATTGCCTCCAAAAAACCCATCATCCTGAACCTAGAGTACTTAAGCGCAGAACCTTGGATTGTGGACTTTCATCAGAAAGCCTCCCCACAGGCACACGGCATTCCAAAGTACTTCTTCTTCCCAGGCTTCCAGGAAAATGCGGGCGGCATCTTGATTGATCCAATCCCTAGGGACTCGTCACTCACTGAGCAATGCATTCCGGAGAGTCTAAAGACTAGCTGGAAACTCTTGCGACCCAATACCAAACGTATCAGTGTTTTTTGCTACCCGGGTGTACCGCTACTGAAATGGCTGGAAGATCTATCGACATTAGATGAGGACTTCGACATCGTGTTGACACATGGTCAACGTGAACAATTGCAATTCAGCTCCACTCACCCTACCCAGCCACTTACTTTGCCCGACTCTATTCAGTTGATCTCTATTCCATTTGTTTCTCAAGATGAATACGACTGGGTCCTTTCTCAATGCGATTTCAATATCGTTCGAGGCGAAGATTCTTTCGTCCGAGCTCAACTCGCTGGAAAGCCCTTCATTTGGCATATTTACCCCCAAGAAGATGGCGCCCATAAAACTAAGTTAGCCGCCTTTTTAGACCTCTATCTTGAAAATGCATCGCAAGAGCTTAAACATGCCGTCATAGCCGCCATGACTTGGGCAATGCCTAGCGAGTGGTATCAATCTATCAATGAATGGAGCGCCCATTCCAAGGCTTGGCGAGCAGATTTACTTGAAAAACAAGCTGATGGTGGCCTGGCTGCCCGTCTAATGGGCTTTGTAGCCTGA